The following is a genomic window from Verrucomicrobiia bacterium.
AAAACATTGCACACCGTTTTCAAAAAGTCGGACACCCACCGCGGGGAGTTCTGGGCGGACGAGCGCCGCTGGCGGCTTATTTTGCCCGGCCGGGTGGAGGTGTATGACGGGGCCTACTTGTGGGTCTACCGTCCCAATGAGAAGGAGGTTCAAAAGCAACGAACCGCCAAGGCGGAGATCCCGTTCCGTCCCAAGGAGGTGCTGGACAAATTGATGAAGGATTTTCGGGGAGAGGTCGTCAAGGAGAATTCCAGCACGGTCGTTCTCCGGCTTTCGCCCAAGGCGCGGGATTCCGGAAATCCCCCCCTGCTGCTTTCCTTTCATCCCAAAAGCTATCTCATCCACACGATGAGCTGGGAGGAGGCGGGGGATTCGGTCACCGTCAAGTTTTTGCGCACGGCGCGGAATTTGAAAATAAGCCCCAAGAAGTTTTCCTTCGAAGTGCCGGCCGGGGTGAAGGTGACCGACCTGACCCTTTAGTGAACGGACGGGCCGGGAGAGCCGACCTTATATAACGGAGAAGCGATGCGAATCGGACGGATGAAGGACAGATTCGGGCAGACGGCGGAGCCGGTTTTTTCCGTACGTCCGGCTTTGCCCAAAAAGAAAAGACGGCGGAGTTTGCGGCTGCCGATGCCGGTTTTTCTTTTCGGGTTGGCGGTCTATTTACTGGAAACCGCGGCGCTTGGTTTTTTGATTTACGAACGGATCGGCCTGGAGCGGAAACTTTTAATCAACGAGGGGCGGATCCGGGAGCTGGAGATGCGGCTGGAGACCTTCC
Proteins encoded in this region:
- a CDS encoding outer membrane lipoprotein carrier protein LolA, with product MRKITLFAFILAVSPALVLANTAGEWLSKLYQHYNDAERLYVRFEQKTLHTVFKKSDTHRGEFWADERRWRLILPGRVEVYDGAYLWVYRPNEKEVQKQRTAKAEIPFRPKEVLDKLMKDFRGEVVKENSSTVVLRLSPKARDSGNPPLLLSFHPKSYLIHTMSWEEAGDSVTVKFLRTARNLKISPKKFSFEVPAGVKVTDLTL